A region of Alosa alosa isolate M-15738 ecotype Scorff River chromosome 17, AALO_Geno_1.1, whole genome shotgun sequence DNA encodes the following proteins:
- the nudt5 gene encoding ADP-sugar pyrophosphatase — translation MSCPKTEPHVVKEEVLATGKWVKLERTTYVDPADKIRTWETAKRTTRPSNTDADGVGIIAILKRTLHKDCVVMVKQFRPPMGCHTLEFPAGLIDNDETAEIAALRELKEETGYKGEVVGVTPVTCLDPGLSNCTTQIVMVNINGDDVENVNPTQQLGEGEFVEVILLPLDEFQKKIDEVIKKGNISVDSKVYIYAMGMSQAFFKPNELPVLKQ, via the exons ATGAGCTGCCCCAAAACGGAACCGCACGTAGTCAAGGAGGAG GTGCTAGCAACTGGAAAATGGGTAAAGCTTGAACGAACTACGTATGTGGATCCTGCTGATAAAATCAG GACATGGGAGACTGCAAAGAGAACAACAAGACCTTCCAACACAGATGCAGATG GTGTTGGAATCATTGCAATTCTGAAAAGAACCCTCCATAAAGACTGTGTTGTCATGGTGAAACAGTTCCGTCCACCAATGGGATGTCATACACTTGAGTTTCCTGCAG GTCTCATAGATAATGACGAAACTGCAGAGATCGCTGCTTTGAGGGAACTGAAGGAGGAAACGGGTTACAAGGGAGAAGTGGTGGGAGTCACTCCAG TCACATGTTTGGACCCTGGGCTTTCCAATTGCACAACTCAGATTGTCATGGTGAACATCAATGGGGATGATGTGGAAAACGTCAACCCTACCCAACAATTAG GTGAAGGgg AGTTTGTTGAAGTTATCCTTCTTCCTCTTGATGAATTTCAAAAGAAAATCGATG AGGTTATAAAGAAGGGAAACATTTCGGTGGACTCAAAGGTTTACATTTATGCCATGGGAATGTCTCAAGCCTTCTTCAAACCCAATGAGTTGCCTGTGCTCAAACAGTGA